Proteins from a single region of Syntrophales bacterium:
- a CDS encoding electron transfer flavoprotein subunit alpha/FixB family protein produces the protein MAKGVWIVAELRDGAFRKVTFELASTARKLADQLGEEACAVVCGSGVSGIAGELGKYGIDKVYVADNAAFEPYTTDAHAAAVAKVVKDNDAAILLVAASFQGKDLAPRLVGKLATGMASDCTDVKIADGKLLAVRPMYAGKCFGEIVTSATPQIAALRPNVFPIVETAKAGAVESFDPGLGDLKTKVLEVQKEQSGKIDVSEANIIVSGGRGMKGPENFAILEELAAVLGAAVGASRAAVDAGWRAQSDQVGQTGKVVSPNLYIACGISGAIQHLAGMSSSKYIVAVNKDPEAPIFQKADYGLVDDLFKVVPALTQECKKLLG, from the coding sequence ATGGCAAAAGGTGTATGGATTGTTGCAGAACTGCGTGACGGCGCCTTCCGGAAGGTGACTTTCGAGTTGGCCAGCACCGCCCGGAAACTGGCGGACCAGCTGGGCGAGGAAGCCTGCGCCGTGGTGTGCGGCTCCGGCGTGTCGGGCATTGCCGGAGAGCTGGGAAAATACGGAATCGACAAGGTTTACGTGGCCGACAATGCCGCGTTCGAGCCCTATACGACGGATGCCCATGCGGCGGCCGTCGCCAAGGTTGTGAAGGACAACGATGCGGCCATCCTGCTGGTGGCAGCCTCTTTTCAGGGCAAGGATCTGGCCCCCCGGCTGGTCGGCAAGCTGGCCACCGGCATGGCTTCGGACTGCACGGATGTGAAGATTGCCGATGGCAAGCTCCTGGCGGTTCGCCCCATGTACGCCGGCAAGTGCTTTGGTGAGATCGTCACGTCCGCAACGCCGCAGATCGCAGCCCTGCGTCCGAACGTCTTCCCGATTGTCGAGACCGCAAAGGCCGGCGCCGTCGAGTCGTTCGACCCGGGTTTGGGCGACCTGAAGACGAAGGTCCTGGAAGTGCAGAAGGAACAGTCGGGCAAGATCGACGTGTCGGAAGCGAACATCATCGTCTCCGGCGGCCGCGGGATGAAGGGCCCGGAAAACTTCGCCATCCTGGAAGAGCTGGCGGCCGTTCTCGGAGCCGCGGTGGGTGCCTCGCGTGCCGCCGTGGACGCCGGCTGGAGAGCCCAGTCGGACCAGGTGGGACAGACCGGCAAGGTCGTGTCTCCGAACCTGTACATCGCCTGTGGAATTTCGGGCGCCATCCAGCATCTCGCCGGCATGAGCTCCTCGAAGTACATCGTGGCCGTCAACAAGGATCCGGAAGCCCCGATCTTCCAGAAGGCCGATTACGGGCTCGTGGATGACCTCTTCAAGGTCGTGCCGGCCCTGACGCAGGAGTGCAAGAAGCTGCTTGGGTAG
- a CDS encoding heterodisulfide reductase-related iron-sulfur binding cluster has product MAHGIAPIGIGNEGRQVFWNAESFELFLFLFTGIAMVIFAVGLFRRWQMWTAMGKPEIRTDNRNERLKLLWRNGILQIKTWQDLYPGIMHGMIFFGFFVLIFGAAFDATEFHITEPFGIAFLRGKFYLVFSMIMDLFGLFVLIGVLMALWRRYIQRPDRLTYKGNPDTTPDDAIVLLLILGIIVTGFIIEALRIHVTWQEAPWETWSFVGWNLAKAFSGVEPGSAKAMHAATWWIHTFIALGFIAYIPYSRLMHIITTPANHFMTTLKPVGQLEPIRDFENAESFGVGTLEEFTWKQIFDSDACTRCGRCQDGCPAYLTGKHLSPKKLVQDIKTYWLEKAPAAVAAKNATAGDGKLAKLGRILDLASLIGKVKMAGEGYQPPAERALVGEAIDLHELWDCTNCMYCMENCSSSIEHVPKIVGMRQYKVLMEADFAPELQLTYRNMENNSNPWGVGSHLRADWAKELGVKTLAEDANVEYLFYVGCAGSFDDRGKKVTVAFTKILQAAGVSFGILGNEESCCGDSAMRGGNEYLYQTLAQANIEMMKAYGVKKVIATCPHGYNALKKDYPNFDGNFEVYHHTEIIADLIAQGKIKLQKPVEGAFTYHDSCFLGRYNNVYEQPRKILAAVPGAKTVEMARNHGKSFCCGAGGARMWMEEHGDRINDARAKQAIDVNADTIAVGCPFCLTMMSDGIKFHGKEESMKALDLAEIVWKAMGLEEEPAPVEVCAAPAEE; this is encoded by the coding sequence ATGGCACACGGAATCGCACCAATCGGAATCGGCAACGAAGGCCGGCAGGTATTCTGGAATGCCGAGAGCTTCGAGCTGTTCCTCTTCCTTTTTACCGGCATTGCCATGGTCATCTTTGCAGTCGGCTTGTTCCGGCGCTGGCAGATGTGGACCGCCATGGGCAAACCGGAAATCCGCACGGACAACCGCAACGAACGGCTCAAGCTGCTCTGGAGAAACGGAATCCTGCAGATCAAGACTTGGCAAGACCTGTACCCGGGCATCATGCACGGCATGATCTTCTTCGGGTTCTTCGTTCTCATTTTCGGGGCCGCTTTCGACGCGACCGAGTTTCACATTACCGAACCTTTCGGCATCGCTTTCCTCAGGGGCAAGTTCTACCTCGTGTTCTCCATGATCATGGATCTCTTCGGTCTCTTCGTCCTGATCGGTGTCCTCATGGCCCTGTGGAGACGCTACATCCAGAGACCAGACCGCCTGACCTACAAGGGGAATCCGGATACGACCCCCGATGACGCCATCGTCCTGCTTTTGATCCTCGGTATCATCGTAACGGGATTCATCATCGAGGCTCTCCGGATCCATGTCACCTGGCAGGAGGCGCCCTGGGAGACCTGGTCGTTTGTGGGCTGGAACCTGGCCAAGGCCTTTTCCGGAGTTGAACCGGGATCTGCAAAGGCGATGCATGCGGCGACCTGGTGGATCCACACCTTCATCGCCCTGGGATTCATCGCCTACATCCCCTATTCGCGGCTGATGCACATCATCACGACACCGGCCAACCACTTCATGACAACCCTGAAACCGGTCGGCCAGCTGGAGCCCATCCGCGACTTCGAGAATGCAGAGAGCTTTGGTGTGGGCACCCTGGAGGAGTTCACCTGGAAGCAGATCTTTGACTCCGACGCCTGCACCCGCTGCGGGCGATGCCAGGATGGATGCCCGGCTTACCTGACGGGCAAGCACCTTTCGCCCAAGAAGCTGGTTCAGGACATCAAGACCTACTGGCTGGAGAAGGCACCGGCCGCCGTTGCGGCAAAGAACGCCACTGCCGGCGACGGCAAGCTCGCCAAGCTGGGAAGGATACTGGATCTGGCCTCCCTCATCGGGAAAGTCAAAATGGCCGGAGAGGGATACCAGCCGCCTGCGGAGCGGGCCCTCGTGGGCGAAGCCATCGATCTCCACGAGTTGTGGGACTGCACGAACTGCATGTACTGCATGGAGAACTGCTCGTCTTCCATTGAGCATGTACCCAAGATCGTCGGCATGCGGCAGTACAAGGTCCTGATGGAGGCGGACTTTGCCCCCGAGCTTCAGTTGACCTACCGTAACATGGAAAACAACTCCAATCCCTGGGGCGTGGGATCCCACCTCCGGGCGGATTGGGCCAAGGAACTTGGCGTGAAGACGCTGGCTGAGGACGCCAACGTGGAATACCTCTTCTACGTGGGCTGTGCCGGCTCCTTTGACGACCGCGGCAAGAAGGTCACCGTCGCGTTCACCAAAATTCTCCAGGCGGCGGGAGTCAGCTTCGGCATCCTGGGAAACGAGGAGAGCTGCTGCGGCGACTCGGCCATGCGGGGAGGGAACGAATACCTCTATCAGACACTCGCCCAGGCGAACATCGAGATGATGAAAGCCTATGGCGTGAAGAAGGTCATCGCCACCTGCCCCCACGGCTACAATGCCCTGAAGAAGGATTATCCAAACTTCGACGGGAACTTCGAGGTCTATCACCACACGGAGATCATCGCCGACCTGATCGCCCAGGGAAAAATCAAGCTGCAGAAACCTGTGGAAGGTGCCTTCACCTACCATGACTCCTGCTTCCTGGGACGTTACAATAACGTGTACGAGCAGCCCCGAAAGATCCTCGCGGCGGTTCCCGGCGCGAAGACGGTGGAGATGGCTCGGAACCACGGCAAGAGCTTCTGCTGCGGCGCCGGCGGTGCTCGCATGTGGATGGAGGAGCACGGCGACCGCATCAACGACGCCCGGGCCAAGCAGGCCATCGACGTGAATGCGGACACCATCGCCGTCGGATGTCCCTTCTGTCTCACCATGATGAGCGATGGAATCAAGTTCCACGGCAAGGAAGAGAGCATGAAAGCCCTCGACCTGGCGGAGATCGTCTGGAAGGCCATGGGTCTTGAGGAAGAGCCGGCCCCGGTCGAGGTCTGTGCCGCACCGGCGGAGGAATAA
- a CDS encoding electron transfer flavoprotein subunit beta/FixA family protein, protein MNIIACVKQVPDTEAQIKVKADGSGIDEGGIKWVMNPYDEFGVEEALKLKEKVGGDVTIVSIGPARAMETIRTALAMGAEKGVHIDDPALNAADAYTTAAALAAAIKGMPYDIIFCGQRAIDDDSAQVGAILAELLGIPQVTFVTKLDIDGTAVKAVRPIEGAQLVIETALPCVITATKGLNEPRYASLPGIMKAKKKPVDAKNAAALGVSADAKSKVAKMVPPPARPPGKILCADDTPEGKAAELAKLLREEAKVI, encoded by the coding sequence GTGAATATCATTGCATGTGTAAAGCAGGTTCCGGATACGGAAGCCCAGATCAAGGTCAAGGCCGATGGTTCGGGGATCGACGAGGGCGGCATCAAGTGGGTCATGAATCCCTATGACGAGTTTGGTGTTGAAGAAGCCCTGAAGTTGAAGGAGAAGGTCGGCGGCGACGTGACGATCGTGTCCATCGGACCCGCCCGGGCCATGGAAACCATTCGCACCGCGCTGGCCATGGGCGCCGAGAAGGGCGTACACATCGACGACCCCGCCCTCAACGCGGCCGATGCCTACACCACGGCGGCGGCCCTGGCGGCGGCCATCAAGGGCATGCCCTATGACATCATTTTCTGCGGCCAGCGGGCCATCGACGATGACTCCGCCCAGGTCGGTGCCATCCTGGCGGAACTCCTGGGCATTCCCCAGGTGACCTTCGTCACGAAGCTGGACATCGACGGAACGGCCGTCAAGGCCGTGCGGCCCATCGAGGGCGCCCAGCTGGTCATCGAGACGGCGCTGCCCTGCGTGATTACTGCGACCAAGGGTCTCAACGAGCCCCGCTACGCCTCGCTCCCCGGCATCATGAAAGCCAAGAAGAAGCCGGTCGATGCGAAGAACGCCGCCGCTCTCGGCGTCTCCGCCGATGCCAAATCGAAAGTGGCGAAGATGGTCCCCCCGCCCGCCCGTCCTCCTGGAAAGATTCTCTGCGCCGACGATACGCCCGAAGGCAAGGCGGCGGAACTGGCGAAGCTTCTGCGGGAAGAGGCGAAGGTCATCTAA